A single genomic interval of Aphidius gifuensis isolate YNYX2018 linkage group LG6, ASM1490517v1, whole genome shotgun sequence harbors:
- the LOC122859656 gene encoding uncharacterized protein LOC122859656 codes for MPGVCPRCLRNVYFAEEKLALGKVWHNLCFSCRNCRKLLDSCTVITYEGDLFCRKCCPRPTTSKRPEIIQEKKDITCCCCCCLAETFTDNNSEWTSKFKDAANESSDDDDEETNSSSECSITSLQNHSDHKSQNLNNHHLDASPPSPVSQDKPENSKKIENMSLNLESLDSPRLLADIQYEDSSVPMCLKNLSNCRRVSFKYKEEDKLNEIMKKDNDNENSIDLIDKSIEINEKRLRGGSGCCCNRDNTSTNNKDNGCCLKTHHNYESGDKIATHEGTSCGSGSQRCGSGGSCGGGCRGSCGKPGQSCLPARTCTTPIASNRRVHYYPPVIDTNRCHRQNNNSSINSCASKKHRQTPDNEQVCNECQPKTPVGCECLGGGGLDCQRCGKKVYHAEMHFASGVPYHSICFSCHCCRKPLETLTYHENCGEIYCKQCYVRNFGPQGYGYSGVLQTPM; via the exons atgccTGGTGTTTGTCCACGTTGTTTACGTAATGTTTATTTTGCTGAAGAAAAACTTGCACTTGGAAAAGTTTGGCATAATCTCTGTTTTTCTTGTC gcaATTGTAGAAAATTATTGGATAGTTGTACTGTAATAACGTATGAAGGtgatttattttgtagaaAGTGTTGTCCGCGACCAACAACATCAAAACGACCAGaaataatacaagaaaaaaaagatataacctgttgttgttgttgctgtttaGCTGAAACTTTCACTGACAATAATTCTGAATGGAcatcaaaatttaaagatgCTGCCAACGAAtcatctgatgatgatgatgaagaaacaaATTCCAGTAGTGAATGTTCAATAACATCTTTACAAAATCACTCGGACCACAAATCCCAAAA tttaaacaaTCATCATCTTGATGCATCACCGCCATCACCAGTCAGCCAAGACAAAccagaaaattcaaaaaaaatagaaaacatGTCTCTGAATCTTGAATC ATTAGATTCTCCAAGATTACTTGCAGATATACAATACGAGGATTCATCAGTTCCAAtgtgtttaaaaaatctcTCAAATTGTCGTCGAGTGTCATTTAAATACAAAGaagaagataaattaaatgaaataatgaaaaaagacaatgacaatgaaaattcaattgatttaattgataaatcaattgaaataaatgaaaaaagattaCGTGGAGGTTCTGGATGTTGTTGTAATCGTGATaatacatcaacaaataataaagacaatggttgttgtttaaaaacaCATCATAATTATGAATCAGGTGATAAAATTGCGACACATGAAGGAACATCATGTGGATCAGGATCACAAAGATGTGGTAGTGGTGGTTCATGTGGTGGTGGTTGTCGTGGTAGTTGTGGTAAACCAGGTCAATCATGTTTACCAGCTAGAACATGTACAACTCCAATTGCATCAAATCGTCGTGTTCATTATTATCCTCCAGTTATTGATACAAATAG atGTCATaggcaaaataataattcttcaaTAAATTCTTGTGCATCAAAAAAACATCGTCAAACACCAGACAATGAACAGGTATGTAATGAATGTCAGCCAAAAACTCCCGTCGGATGTGAGTGCCTTGGTGGAGGTGGTCTCGATTGCCAAAGATGCGGTAAAAAAGTTTATCATGCTGAGATGCAT tttgcaTCAGGAGTACCCTATCACAGCATCTGTTTCAGCTGCCACTGCTGTCGAAAACCTCTGGAGACACTAACATATCATGAAAATTGTGGTGAAATTTATTGCAAAC aatGCTATGTACGAAATTTTGGACCACAAGGATATGGTTATTCAGGTGTATTACAAACACCCatgtaa